tagaaattaacgattcccttacgtcctaccagcagcacagatggggagatagcaagataaaacccctagggagggtccttatgcctggcagaactaagaactgtctgcccaaaagccgaaaactctgccatcctagcatctatcctataatgggagatgaaggttgacccagagctgcaggaggccgccttacagatcaactctaaggggagaaggcttctttccgcaaccgaggtggagaccgccctagtagaatgggctctcacaaatgggaggatctaaggtttgggagacaaaggcttccctaatggcctccttgatccagcgactaatggtggctttagacgctttacggcctttagacttaccggcgaacaggataaggagattctcatctatcctgaactctctggatctatgcacatagatctggaggcatctagaaatatccagcggatctctagctggagtatcagaggaggaggttgtaaaaaaaactggtaaagagattacctggttgatgttctgaaaggtaggcaccttaggtctgaagtatggtaaaaacttcagaagcactctgtcctgtaagaaaataatggatggatgaattgcagagaaagccagaatacagcgaagtcacagacaaggaaagcgacactgataCCAGCTCAATATGCAAGAGCAGAAAACTTTACTTAGACAACAAGTAATAACATAAGCATCACCAAAgcaatacaaacatgcatagaaacgctatatcccggacccacagtcaatgtccctgcctactagacaggcctagccgatggcagacatagcagagcctgcaagtcgtgctgtgccgctgcagaggacacccctagccggtggcaaacgcagcagagcctgcgctgcagtccagtacagtacagcctagcaaaacAATATAACCCTAACTAGATAACTAATgcgaggcctaggctagtctctgtaacttcaggcgccacacaatatattacaatcagtaaccaggtgtactatTAGATAAATATGTACTCTGCACACCTAGGATCCggtgtgggtgcctgtgagagtggtttaggCAATATAGagttaatccacggcactccaagagCTTtgtgaaaaatacattttcacatTTAATTCTTAGTTTGCAGAATATCATTTgtgtacatccagtgcaattcatttaTACATCATTAAGCCATATCAGACAAATAATTCCCAGACGTTTCGGTCTttgcgaccttcttcagcggggtctTATGGCAGAGAAGAGAGGCTGGCAATGGAGTGCAGACCATTGTTTTTTTAAGCGTTGAGCACTGTGGGTCGAAAACAGAGCTGATTTAAGTCTCGTAGTGTTGGGGAGCTCTGTGTGCCAAGCCACATGGCTACTGGGAGCTGCTGCTGAGAGACAGAGCTGGAAGGTGCACACCATATATGAACAGTGCCCTGTTACTGGTTTTCTCCTGCAAGACTCTTTATTCAAACTACGGCCTGCATTGAATATAGTCACATATAGAAATAGAAGCAGCTGTATATGGGGCGAAATAAAAAGCTTCAACATCCTCTTAAATCAATTTGGGTCCGAGCCAAACTTTTCTAAAAATCAGAATCAGAACCAAAGCAGATCTCATtaggttcgctcatctctgacCTATGTTGAGAACAGAGTACTTCATCCAACCTGGTGAGGTaaccactggcagcagcattcaagcaggaaattaaaggggttctccaggaataaaaaaatgaaaatacttaaatattattttgcaataaatatattcacaaatacctttcattacttagaatggcttgttttgtctagggagcaatcattagaagaaataaaatggcggccgtcctatcagtacacacagaacctgtcccaaccacacaggaggacaagttacttcaccataATGAGCCATAgcactgcctcatcctcctctctgctctgcttgtcaggaatcatgatcctgaatacaggtgaatctctgtgggaatggagatgatgaggcgACATGAGAGGAGGGCGAGGTGTGGATAATGAGAAGTAGcccttgtttacagtctccattaccacagcctgtcctgtccgtcctctctgtacttcatgtctcctctgaACTAAATTCcgcagagattcagctaaagttcttatcatctgtattcaggatcgtaatccctgacaagtagagaggagaaggaggatgaggcagctctttacctcagtgttgtaaagtaacttgtcctcatgtgtgatcaggacagattttgtgtgaactaataggacagaggccattttgtttcccatgatgattgctccccagacaaaacaagcaattttaaataatgaaagttatttgagaatatatttataacaaagtaatatttaagttttttcattttgttgattcctggagaacccctttaatagacagGTGgctccctccattcacttctttgggatttATGGAAACAAGCAAGCACACTTGCAAGCACCTTTCCATTTTTTCTCATAAGGAGAACTTCCCATCCACCCATAATCGCTGCTTTTGGTAAACTAAAGCATTAAACACTCACTAGTTACTCCAGTACTTTTTGGAAGTTAGTCGCAGTTGGTATGTAAGAAGGTCAATTCTATGTGTGGCCCTTGATCCAATTACAGGACGTGGCTTGAGGACAGTGCATTGAAGAAGCAGACACATGGCAATCAAGTTGTACAAACTTTACTCCAAAAGGGGCCACATTTCTTGGTGGTAAAAGCCTTGATGGTTACAGTCTATTAAGCTTGGCGGTTACACATAGTGTATTCATTGCAGTCTAGCAGGCTCCAAGAGCAACTCATATTGATAGCACTTGATGGAGCAACTTAGGTTGGTACTGCCCCAGTCTCTGGTCACAGGAGAAGTATTTTCCTACTGTCTGAGCTGACAATACAGGGGCTCTCTCCATGAAGTGGTCTGGAACTGATTACAGTGCTTCCAAAGACACCTCACTCTGGTAAAGGACTTTTCTAGACACACCATTCCCAAGGCTGCAGCTGGTGCTCGGCAAGATGACCGATTTACCTCCGCACAGTATCTGTGGATCACTGACAGGATGAAACTCCAATCACACACCATCAATCTTGTACGGTTATTCAAATCCACGTCCGACACACTGTACGTTCTACTGCTTCACGTACGTAACTTGCCATTTGGTGTGCAAGTCTGCCCCCATAGCTATTCAGCAATGTCCCAAATGAAGCCCCCGTGACGCCATGCTCCAGCCTCAACACCTGGGACCAGAACCAGTGAACCCCAGGTGCCTGCCTGGAATATAACATGCATTATATCCACTGTTGAAGACAGAGTATCTACAAATAAACAGTGGTTATAATGCACATTGGTACACAAGACAACAAACATAACATGGACCATTGAACCTCAATAGTCCGATTAAGAGGAAATAAAGATGACGTCATGGTAAGAGAAAGGCGGGGGCAGTTTGCACGTGGAACATCTCAACAGCCCCACTAACCGAAAACTGCACGTCCTGTTAATTTCTATCTGAAAGTTCAATTGTATTTATTTCACATAAAGAGTTATGTGGGACACACTAGGATATTTATTTACAGGGTTTCAAGGTACAAACCTGTCAATAGTAGACTAGATCCGACAAACCAGATAAAATGAGATCAGACTACTTCATTTTCCTGCTCTTGCACTGAGAACATCAGAATTTTCTACACTTAATGATAGCCGTAAGTAACCTTATATTTCAAACTCTCGCTTTAAAAGGGTTGCTAAGGTTTTAATATTGACAGCCTATCATCAGGATAAGCCATTCACTTTAAGGTATTACATCTTCATACACAGCTAtatgtaaaaccaaaaagaaaTATATGCCTGCTATGAGCAGGCGAGTTTTAAATTTGTGCTACACTTTGCACCACTttctgtgttttatatatatagatatatgttttACTACATTATACAATCAAAACTCATTTTCTTGAATTTTTTTCTTATGTGTCTCcaccttttttttgtgggacgagtgATTGTTTTTATTGGTGCTGTTTTTGCTCACTTTTATTGCATTTTTAGAAGGTGGAATGAATAAGAAAAACCAGCAATACTgacattcatattttttttttttacactatttatgtATGGGATAAAAAAGTGATAATTTTTTTGTATGTGTCATTATGGAGGTGATGGTACCAATTATGTGTAGCTTTTCCATTTCTTTACACTTTTACATAAATAaacatgtttgtttttttcttgtccCACTAGGGGACTTCAACTTCCAATCTTATGATCACtcatataatacactagaatttgTATTTGAGCGTGTTATgtcaggccccattcacacgaccgtgtcagttttgtggaccacaaactgcggatctgcaaaaacggaaaatggcTGTGGGCATCCTGCATTTTGCTCTTTCAAAGGTCCCGTGCTATATTACAaaagcaaaacagacaagaataggacatattctattcttTTTTGCTGGGCCATGGACCGGACATATGTatgtgcatcttttgcggcccctccctctctctaaccTATTAGATGCCACTTTCAATcccgaccatggcatctaaggggttatctCCGTTCCCAGTAGTGAAAGTGGAGTGCCAGCTGTATAATGCCCTGGCAAGTTATGACGCGGGCAGAGTTCCTTAGCCAGTGCTATCCTAGTGCTGGACATTTATTTTGCAGTACTCAGACGACCTAATTGCAGTGCTGTGCATTCACGGCACTGTGAGGGAAGAGGTTAAAAATGATAAATCTGTCAAAAATCTGCTGGCCCAGCTCCCTCCCAGTTACCCCTGAATACTTTTTTCATCACTTGTCAAAAGTGGTATAAGGagtgaaaagtcacaaattttagtGCAAATATTGTGTGTTGCATAATTTGTTACtagtttcacaatagcgtttaggatccggcaggctgttcctgcagGGAACTTAAACGTTGCTGTCTGgccctattaactataatggggacctgtGGAGATCCAGTCGCAACCCTGCATATATGCCGATTCTCGTCCTAAAGAAAACCGCTGCTAggagttatgaattaattgctagccATTTGCAGTGATGATCCAGATGGTTGTAACCAGTTGGGGAAGAGggtggtgtccctgcacagtctgagacTATACAATCAGTGcaaccagtgtcagactgtgcagggacaccccaaaccccaactggtaacacctagctggaccttcattgcagactgctagtaattctgTCATAACTTCtaggaggagtaatagaggaatggcacaaaacAAAGTCAAAAGAATAGATgctacagaattgttattacatcggGGAAACAAGTTGTtcctaaaacagacctgtcaggagaggttgCAGGTACATTTTCTGTATAGCGGGCAACAAACCCTTTGGTCCTACTCAGTGCTAACATTTTTAATATTCTCTTTTTTCAGATGAGACGGGTTACTTTCCTGGTTGCCATTCTTCTGGTCATACACTGTTTTTTAGGGAATTGTGAAGTGGCCACCAAAcataatgaatgtaatacaggaaTCCCAGGTATCCCAGGAACACCAGGCCTGAATGGTCAGCATGGACCTCCTGGAAGAGATGGTAAAGATGGGGAACCAGGAATAAATGGTGACCCAGGTATGTTTCTCTGAAAAGTCACAGAACATTTGAACAGTAGCTTCTAATAAAGCTATGGAAATTTGAGAAGCAGAACTTATGGCAATATCTATCAAAACGGAACAACCTGTAACAGAGTTTCCTTGAAATTCAATAATAATTTTCCCACTGTGtttgccattgtttttttttgttttttttctaggaACACCTGGTGAAAAAGGTCCACAAGGTCCTCCTGGTAAACTAGGTCCTCCAGGATTTCCCGGCGCTAAAGGAATTTCTGGTCCTCCAGGTCAACCAGGCTTCCCAGGAGCGCCAGGGACAAGTAAAACCTATGCATTTCATGTGGGACTGACATCTTCTTTTCCGTCTACCGATGGTCCAATTAAATTTGGAAAAGTTTTTTACAATGAGCAAAGTATTTATAACACAGGAAGTGGAAAGTTCATCGCTCCAGTAGACGGTCTTTATTTTCTCACATACCAAATTACTGTCTATAGTAAAAATGTACATATTACCCTACAACATAATGGTAAGATTGTGCAGTACATGTATCATGTGTATGGGTCCCAAACTAACCAAGCCTCTGGAGCCTCAATTCTAGCGCTGAAACAGAAAGCGGAGGTTTGGCTGCAGGTTGTAGGAACAAACAATGGTCTTCATGCTGATAGCGATGATGACACTACATTCTCAGGTTTTCTGATTTCATGAAAGCAGACCAGATCAAAGTTCCTTTACAATAAAAATTTAATTTACTAATGGCATCAAACACATTAAATTCAACTGCTACAATCATAAGCATACAAAATAACATGCAGTCCTAATTTGTAAGGGCtgattcacatctgcgttctggtaGCTTCTTTGGCCGGATATAAAGCCGTGCATGCACTTATGCGGTCGGTTGGGGTCAATGGGGTTCGGCAGTGCACGGAACAAAAAGCATACCAAACCTATAAAATAGCACATCAAAGCTATAAAATTGTTCTTGCGCTGTATACAATGATTGCTTGACAATAAAACAGCATTTCTGCCACAGAACTGTAGTAGTTTCATCAATGTAATCCTTTGTATCCCATATTAACTAAGAATTCTACAGGTATAATGCAATAGTTATTCGTTTGAAGAGGAAACCTGACTAATTATAAAGATCCAAAGCGAGATTTTAGAGATCCAACTGGGACATGAAGGACAAGTGCTGTAGGCTTCCATGTAGAAAATTACCAGTGAGATTGCAGCAGAAAGATAACAGTaaaacacaataataataattaaataggGGGTTCTGTGAAGACATCTCGGGCATGAGTCTGACCCCTGGTGATCAGCTGTTAGCTGTTATGGGGGAAGCTTAAACTGGTCATACatgtagtataaaaaaaaacaaccatgtaAACCCCCTATGAcatccagtgtcggactggggtacctagggcccaccagtaaaatttattttgggggctcaccatacggatacattcaaatataaaaaataatttaacacgTTTTTATATGAACCTAGACTGGTTGAGATGCtgaacattgaatatatgtatgtagtgcagacagtctactgtgttatgtgccacttgtgtagggggtgggagactaggggcccaccttgctcaagggcccaccgggggattcccctgtacccctgtgggccagtccgagcctaatGAAATCCATATGCCCTAGTAGACTAAATGGACAGGGATCATCTTTATGGGATAAAACCCTATAAAGTGTTGTTTGGGTTCAAGTTAAAATGGAGTAATGGCAGCTAATGCCATAAAATATTAAAAGAAACATAACTTGCTGAATAGATCCAGCAACACTGGTTTTCCCTGCCAGGCTTTGTTTACCTGGCTGCATAACtactctatgggggcactaatggggcataactactgtgtgggggtattTGTATTGTAATGGGAGCGCTTAGAGATCATATTACCATCTGGGGGCCCTAAAGGGGCATGACTACTAtgaagagggcataactactggacTAAGGG
This is a stretch of genomic DNA from Bufo gargarizans isolate SCDJY-AF-19 chromosome 3, ASM1485885v1, whole genome shotgun sequence. It encodes these proteins:
- the LOC122932973 gene encoding complement C1q and tumor necrosis factor-related protein 9A-like; amino-acid sequence: MIAMRRVTFLVAILLVIHCFLGNCEVATKHNECNTGIPGIPGTPGLNGQHGPPGRDGKDGEPGINGDPGTPGEKGPQGPPGKLGPPGFPGAKGISGPPGQPGFPGAPGTSKTYAFHVGLTSSFPSTDGPIKFGKVFYNEQSIYNTGSGKFIAPVDGLYFLTYQITVYSKNVHITLQHNGKIVQYMYHVYGSQTNQASGASILALKQKAEVWLQVVGTNNGLHADSDDDTTFSGFLIS